The following coding sequences lie in one Amycolatopsis cihanbeyliensis genomic window:
- a CDS encoding S1 family peptidase, with protein sequence MISAVALITGVAAAIAIPAIAGPERQPDIPAAAGSPDLASAMREDLGLTAERMRERLTAESAATRTMRSLRGTLGDSYAGAWFDSSAGRLVVAVTDPARSPEIRTAGARARVVEHSMAELTGAKQRIDRMGSAVPDAVTGWYVRPGGNSVVVEVDSRQWDTATERLLSGLREDGTPLRVRQAARPATIGRHHRR encoded by the coding sequence GTGATCAGCGCGGTCGCGCTGATCACCGGTGTCGCGGCGGCCATCGCCATCCCGGCCATCGCCGGGCCGGAACGGCAGCCGGACATCCCGGCGGCCGCGGGGTCGCCCGACCTCGCCTCGGCCATGCGCGAGGACCTCGGCCTCACCGCGGAACGAATGCGGGAGCGACTGACCGCGGAGTCGGCCGCCACGCGGACGATGCGGTCCCTGCGGGGCACGCTCGGCGACAGCTACGCCGGCGCCTGGTTCGACTCCTCGGCGGGGAGGTTGGTCGTCGCCGTCACCGACCCGGCGAGGTCGCCGGAGATCCGGACCGCCGGCGCGCGGGCCAGGGTGGTCGAGCACAGCATGGCCGAGCTGACCGGCGCCAAGCAACGGATCGACCGGATGGGCAGCGCGGTGCCGGACGCGGTCACCGGCTGGTACGTGCGGCCCGGCGGCAACAGCGTGGTGGTCGAGGTGGACTCCCGGCAGTGGGACACCGCGACCGAGCGGTTGCTCAGCGGACTTCGGGAAGACGGAACGCCGCTGCGGGTGCGGCAGGCCGCGCGCCCCGCGACCATTGGCCGACA
- a CDS encoding oxygenase MpaB family protein: MASRTAPVRAALPRPEDNGFFGPGSPTWKVWTSPTALIGFQRSVVLEHFDPFLTAAVADMRGIYRDPAGRLDRTLAYFLAVAVADGRTAIEASEFLMKVHAQATGIEPISGRRYSANNPAAQLWIHVTGWHSVLKCYERYGPGPLPAEEEARYWAESAVAAELQTCKAADVPRSREQVREYFAAVRPRLCSSERAHEAMHYLLRTPRAQGKARLWAVSRLMAPATIATLPKWMRRLGGFDQPVVLDAAIRPAALAAVRAARSPRAKLAVLAGTLPATHRALRQHLLAGSPEREETTTPALARQRHQQPAPRGSGAVASG; encoded by the coding sequence ATGGCGTCTCGGACAGCCCCGGTGCGGGCGGCGCTGCCGCGACCGGAAGACAACGGATTCTTCGGGCCCGGCTCGCCGACCTGGAAGGTCTGGACCAGCCCGACGGCGTTGATCGGCTTCCAACGTTCCGTCGTGCTCGAGCACTTCGACCCGTTCCTGACCGCCGCGGTCGCCGACATGCGCGGCATCTACCGGGATCCGGCCGGGCGGCTCGACCGCACGCTGGCGTACTTCCTCGCCGTCGCCGTCGCCGACGGGCGCACCGCGATCGAGGCGTCCGAGTTCCTGATGAAGGTGCACGCGCAGGCCACCGGCATCGAGCCGATCAGCGGCAGGCGCTACAGCGCGAACAATCCCGCTGCGCAGCTGTGGATTCACGTCACCGGATGGCATTCGGTGCTCAAGTGCTACGAGCGATACGGGCCGGGCCCACTGCCCGCCGAGGAGGAAGCCCGGTACTGGGCGGAGTCCGCCGTCGCCGCCGAGCTGCAGACCTGCAAGGCCGCCGACGTGCCACGGTCCAGGGAGCAGGTGCGGGAGTATTTCGCCGCCGTGCGCCCCCGGCTGTGCAGTTCGGAACGCGCGCACGAGGCCATGCATTACCTGCTGCGCACGCCCCGCGCGCAGGGCAAGGCCAGGTTGTGGGCGGTCAGCAGGCTGATGGCACCGGCCACCATCGCCACCCTGCCGAAGTGGATGCGCCGCCTCGGCGGTTTCGACCAGCCGGTCGTGCTGGACGCGGCGATCCGACCGGCCGCGCTCGCGGCGGTGCGCGCCGCGCGCTCCCCGCGGGCGAAACTCGCCGTGCTGGCCGGCACGTTGCCGGCCACACATCGGGCGCTGCGGCAGCATCTGCTGGCCGGGTCGCCGGAGCGGGAGGAGACAACCACGCCGGCCCTGGCGAGGCAACGCCACCAGCAGCCGGCGCCCCGCGGCTCCGGTGCCGTGGCCTCCGGGTAG